A stretch of Bacillus pseudomycoides DNA encodes these proteins:
- the pbuX gene encoding xanthine permease PbuX, with amino-acid sequence MKQHPFKIASLGVQHMLAMYAGAIIVPLIVGGGLGLNQQELTYLVSIDLLMCGVATILQALSNRFFGIGLPVVLGCTFTAVGPMIAIGKQYGVSSIYGAIIAAGLFVVIFAKLFGKLVKLFPPVVTGSVVTVIGVTLVPAAINDMAGGVGSKDFGSLENLALAFGVLLFIIIMYRFFDGFIRSISILLGLLFGTIIAAFMGKVSLQAVGEADWFHGIQPFYFGTPTFELTPVITMVLVACVGIVEATGVYFALSDICNKKIGEKELTKGYRAEGLAMILGGIFNAFPYTTYSQNVGLVQLTGVRNRVIIYTCGGMLIALGFIPKIAAITTIIPKPVLGGAMLAMFGMVMAYGIKMLGSVDFAKQENLLIVACSVGIGLGVTVVPTLFSQLPESIRILTDNGIVLGSASAVLLNIVFNMVPERKMKVKEEQVQVQSAVREA; translated from the coding sequence ATGAAGCAACACCCATTTAAAATCGCATCCCTTGGTGTACAACATATGCTTGCGATGTATGCAGGGGCAATAATTGTTCCACTTATCGTTGGCGGGGGGCTTGGCTTAAATCAACAAGAATTAACATACTTAGTATCCATCGATTTATTAATGTGTGGTGTCGCAACGATTTTACAAGCTTTATCGAATCGATTTTTTGGAATTGGTCTTCCTGTTGTACTCGGTTGTACATTTACAGCGGTTGGACCCATGATTGCAATCGGTAAGCAGTACGGTGTTTCTTCTATATATGGAGCAATCATTGCAGCAGGATTATTCGTTGTTATTTTCGCGAAGCTATTCGGAAAGCTTGTGAAGCTGTTCCCGCCCGTTGTAACGGGCTCTGTTGTTACAGTTATTGGAGTTACATTAGTTCCGGCAGCTATTAATGATATGGCTGGGGGCGTAGGTAGTAAAGATTTTGGCAGCCTTGAAAACTTAGCGTTAGCATTTGGGGTTTTACTATTTATTATAATTATGTATCGCTTCTTTGATGGATTTATCCGCTCTATCTCTATTTTACTTGGACTTTTATTTGGTACAATTATTGCAGCGTTTATGGGGAAAGTAAGCTTGCAAGCGGTTGGAGAAGCAGATTGGTTTCATGGAATTCAGCCGTTTTACTTCGGTACACCAACATTTGAATTAACACCGGTAATTACGATGGTTCTTGTTGCTTGCGTTGGGATTGTGGAAGCAACTGGTGTGTATTTTGCTTTATCGGATATTTGTAATAAAAAGATTGGTGAAAAAGAGTTAACAAAAGGTTACCGTGCTGAAGGATTAGCGATGATTTTAGGTGGCATTTTTAATGCCTTTCCGTATACGACCTATTCTCAAAACGTCGGTCTAGTGCAATTAACAGGTGTACGAAATCGGGTTATCATTTATACGTGTGGTGGTATGTTAATTGCTCTTGGTTTTATTCCAAAGATCGCAGCTATCACAACGATTATTCCAAAACCAGTGCTTGGTGGTGCTATGCTAGCGATGTTTGGTATGGTTATGGCATATGGTATTAAGATGTTAGGCAGTGTAGACTTTGCGAAACAAGAAAACTTATTAATTGTAGCATGCTCCGTTGGTATTGGACTTGGCGTAACAGTCGTTCCAACTTTATTCTCTCAGCTTCCGGAAAGTATCCGTATTTTGACAGATAACGGTATTGTGCTTGGAAGTGCGTCAGCTGTACTTTTAAATATAGTATTTAATATGGTTCCAGAGCGCAAAATGAAAGTAAAAGAAGAGCAAGTTCAAGTGCAAAGTGCTGTAAGGGAAGCATAA
- a CDS encoding DUF418 domain-containing protein yields the protein MTQNISQGERIHSIDIIRGIAVFGIFLVNWPVIAGVDARDITGSYEGIDSYIRLFYDMFIQTKFYTIFSFLFGLGFFIFMQRAEAKTDHPKTLFIRRLLILFLFGFLHYVLLWDGDILHTYAIAGFFLLLFYKRQPHTILVCSFILLALFQLFILLTSIIIAFVPIEELTTSLPIMPLENWGLQVQDRFHTFYSESIWLNISMLPETVGLFLLGLYAGKKDMFRRTKELDSKLKKWQIIMLILTIPMWFFMIRYFVTKQPYEPIYMSGFTMFSGKTLFIFYIFTLMRLLQKEQWQKLLQPFQYVGRMALTNYISHTVITLIVFGLFFKNYLPVPLWVGPLFCIGFYILQIFMSRWWLSHYQYGPLEYIWRLGTYGKLMPFKKKSKVS from the coding sequence ATGACACAAAACATTTCACAAGGCGAAAGGATTCATTCTATCGATATTATTAGAGGAATTGCTGTATTCGGTATCTTCCTGGTTAACTGGCCCGTTATTGCTGGTGTTGATGCCCGTGACATTACAGGAAGTTACGAAGGAATAGACAGTTATATCCGCCTATTTTATGATATGTTTATTCAAACAAAATTTTATACTATTTTTTCATTTTTATTTGGATTAGGCTTTTTCATTTTTATGCAGCGTGCTGAAGCGAAAACGGATCATCCAAAAACATTATTCATTCGTAGACTTCTCATTTTATTCTTATTCGGCTTCTTGCATTACGTCCTTTTATGGGATGGTGATATTTTACATACTTATGCAATCGCAGGATTTTTCTTGTTATTATTTTACAAAAGACAGCCACACACCATTTTGGTATGTTCATTCATTCTATTAGCTCTTTTCCAACTTTTCATATTATTAACCAGTATCATAATTGCATTTGTACCAATAGAAGAATTGACAACATCCTTACCAATTATGCCGCTAGAGAACTGGGGATTACAAGTGCAAGATCGCTTTCACACCTTTTACTCTGAATCCATTTGGTTAAATATTTCTATGCTCCCAGAAACAGTTGGATTATTCTTACTCGGCCTATATGCTGGTAAAAAAGATATGTTCCGCCGAACAAAAGAATTAGATTCAAAACTAAAAAAATGGCAAATTATTATGCTTATCTTAACAATCCCAATGTGGTTCTTTATGATTCGTTACTTTGTAACAAAACAACCTTATGAGCCAATCTACATGAGTGGCTTTACAATGTTTAGTGGTAAAACTTTATTTATCTTTTACATTTTCACACTTATGCGTTTATTACAAAAGGAACAATGGCAAAAATTATTACAACCTTTCCAATATGTAGGACGGATGGCACTAACCAACTACATTTCACACACAGTAATAACATTGATTGTTTTTGGTCTATTTTTCAAAAATTATTTACCGGTCCCATTATGGGTAGGCCCACTATTTTGCATTGGTTTTTATATACTACAAATCTTTATGAGCCGCTGGTGGCTCTCTCATTATCAATACGGCCCACTCGAATACATTTGGCGCCTAGGGACATATGGGAAATTAATGCCCTTCAAAAAGAAAAGCAAGGTCTCATGA